A window of Amphiprion ocellaris isolate individual 3 ecotype Okinawa chromosome 12, ASM2253959v1, whole genome shotgun sequence contains these coding sequences:
- the LOC111589029 gene encoding translation initiation factor IF-3, mitochondrial: MSAGCVRFVLSHAVRTMCIGSPIYWTSASRFTICRVRYNIAAPSWRWSQFSTEGHGAEETAEETPAPKKKKKDPGARNSISSVGRKIPYRQIQVISEAGENLGTMHRADVIRMMDEEGLKLVLLSENKDPPVYRLMSGKQIHEEQMTLREKKKAKAAPVQVKELTFSCGIASHDLSTKLKQAESWLEKKHHVKITLRSGHAPAVNLDTTLEEMVKQMEVIVGFVAKPKVVRDGRAATCILRPPSAKELKEKNKVSEPQSVSSTSKASQSKTSAVTSTETTEGSIQQ, translated from the exons ATGTCTGCAGGTTGTGTGAGGTTTGTGCTAAGTCACGCAGTGAGAACTATGTGTATTGGCAGCCCTATCTACTGGACATCTGCATCAAGATTTACAATATGTCGTGTAAGATACAACATTGCTGCTCCCTCCTGGAGATGGTCTCAGTTCTCCACAGAAGGGCATGGTGCAGAAGAGACTGCAGAAGAGACTCCTGCacctaagaaaaaaaagaaggaccCTGGAGCTCGTAACTCAATCAGCAGTGTTGGCCGTAAGATCCCTTACCGTCAGATCCAAGTGATAAGTGAGGCTGGTGAGAACCTGGGCACCATGCACCGTGCAGATGTGATCAGGATGATGGATGAGGAGGGTCTGAAATTGGTGCTACTCAGTGAAAACAAAGATCCTCCAGTGTACCGCTTGATGAGTGGCAAACAGATCCACGAAGAACAGATGACACTGCgagagaaaaagaaagcgaAAGCAG CTCCTGTGCAAGTGAAGGAGCTCACCTTTTCATGTGGCATTGCATCTCATGACCTGAGCACCAAACTGAAACAAGCGGAGAGCTGGCTGGAGAAGAAGCACCATGTGAAGATTACTCTACGGTCAGGACATGCACCTGCAGTCAACCTG gaCACAACTCTAGAGGAAATGGTGAAACAAATGGAGGTAATTGTGGGATTCGTCGCCAAGCCGAAAGTCGTCCGTGATGGTCGAGCAGCCACGTGCATCCTCCGACCGCCTTCAGCAAAggaactaaaagaaaagaacaaggTCTCAGAGCCGCAGTCTGTCAGCTCCACTTCAAAGGCCTCTCAGAGCAAAACGTCCGCTGTTACCAgcacagaaacaacagaagGATCCATACAGCAGTGA
- the heca gene encoding headcase protein homolog, producing the protein MPNQKSNKGKKSKRTNSSGDEQENGACAAATGGATAAAAPRTERSSEVQCATPLGCSLGRAIDLEKDDYQRVLCNNELCPYGNWMHLQCFYEWESSILVQFNCIGRARSWNEKQCRQNMWTKKGYDLAFRFCSCRCGQGHLKKDTDWYQVKRMQDERKKKPSERSTGRTGSSGGAAGSGDGLFEEPKKSKPPGGAGGGKLAHRASSQELPRRQSVDRQNSMERGAAAAGHTTGGPFPLGPPQKSPCDSPGQSPPTGFTFCPTAALGSGGGGAGLRGSRQLGEFLKSAVHMDPQRKHLLVGGALSRGGGCSLGASGGAAGGPHLDPGSVLPLQLSFALPLHHRLTSGSVGDGTHPHPVQFLRRLDLSELLTHIPRHKLNTYHVRMEDDAQAGQGEELRRFILSALSASQRNVVNCALCHRALPVFEQFPLVDGTLFLSPSRHDEIEYDVPCHLQGRLMHLYAICVDCLEGVHKIVCIKCKSRWDGSWHQLGTMYTYDILAASPCCQARLNCKHCGKPVVDVRVGMQYFSEYSNVQQCPHCGNLDYHFVKPFSSYKVLEAY; encoded by the exons ATGCCCAACCAGAAGAGCAACAagggaaagaaaagcaaacGCACTAACAGTAGCGGAGATGAGCAGGAAAATGGAGCCTGTGCGGCCGCAACAGGAGGCGCGACCGCGGCGGCTGCACCCAGAACCGAGCGCTCAAGTG AGGTCCAGTGTGCGACCCCTCTGGGATGCAGCTTGGGCCGTGCCATCGACCTGGAGAAGGACGACTACCAGCGGGTGCTCTGCAACAACGAGCTTTGTCCTTACGGCAACTGGATGCATCTTCAGTGTTTCTACGAGTGGGAGAGCTCCATCCTGGTTCAGTTTAACTGCATAGGCCGTGCACGGTCCTGGAATGAAAAGCAGTGCCGGCAGAACATGTGGACCAAGAAGGGCTACGACCTGGCCTTCAGGTTCTGCTCTTGCCGCTGCGGTCAGGGTCACCTGAAGAAAGATACCGACTGGTATCAAGTGAAACGCATGCAGGACGAGCGCAAGAAGAAGCCGTCAGAGAGGAGCACGGGCAGGACTGGGTCCAGTGGAGGTGCTGCAGGGTCTGGGGATGGGCTTTTTGAGGAGCCCAAGAAAAGCAAGCCaccaggaggagcaggaggaggaaaactaGCTCACAGGGCCTCTAGTCAGGAGTTACCTCGTAGACAATCAGTGGATCGTCAGAACTCTATGGAAAGAGGAGCAGCGGCAGCAGGACACACCACAGGGGGGCCCTTTCCTCTGGGGCCTCCTCAGAAATCTCCATGTGACTCCCCAGGACAGTCCCCTCCTACCGGCTTCACGTTCTGCCCCACTGCTGCCCTCGGctcaggaggtggaggagcaggTCTGCGGGGTTCTCGTCAACTGGGAGAGTTCCTCAAATCAGCCGTCCACATGGACCCGCAGAGGAAACACCTGCTGGTGGGAGGAGCCCTCAGTCGGGGCGGCGGCTGCTCTTTGGGAGCCTCTGGCGGTGCAGCTGGTGGTCCTCACCTCGACCCAGGTTCTGTCCTTCCCCTGCAGCTGTCCTTCGCCCTTCCGCTTCATCACCGACTCACCTCCGGCAGTGTGGGTGACGGCACGCACCCTCATCCAGTGCAGTTCCTGAGGAGGCTGGACCTCTCGGAGCTCCTCACCCACATCCCTCGACATAAACTCAACACCTACCATGTCCGCATGGAAGATGATGCCCAGGCAGGCCAGGGGGAGGAGCTACGCAG GTTCATCCTGTCAGCCCTCAGTGCGAGCCAGAGAAACGTGGTCAACTGTGCGCTATGCCACCGGGCGCTGCCTGTGTTTGAACAGTTTCCTCTGGTGGACGGGACGCTGTTTCTCAGCCCATCACGCCACGATGAGATCGAGTACGACGTCCCCTGCCACCTGCAAG GCCGGTTAATGCACCTCTATGCCATCTGTGTGGACTGTCTAGAAGGTGTCCACAAGATCGTCTGCATCAAGTGCAAATCACGCTGGGATGGCAGCTGGCACCAGCTGGGCACCATGTATACCTATGATATACTGGCTGCTTCACCGTGTTGTCAG GCCCGTCTCAACTGCAAGCACTGCGGGAAACCAGTGGTAGACGTTCGAGTCGGAATGCAGTATTTCTCCGAGTACAGCAACGTCCAGCAGTGCCCTCACTGCGGCAACCTGGACTATCACTTTGTTAAACCCTTCTCCTCCTACAAAGTACTCGAGGCTTATTGA